The Ananas comosus cultivar F153 linkage group 2, ASM154086v1, whole genome shotgun sequence genome contains a region encoding:
- the LOC109706583 gene encoding metal tolerance protein C4, with amino-acid sequence MLTRRSVARPLLFLLRPLSSSSSSSSPPHPNPQRPSSSSDEEEEHEKQQLQQQQQQQQQLHHRRNLLLTSRPLSSPPAPPPSGIGLALALARPSSSSAPPALLSFARNYSLRVAKVKRAEFDDETSQRAVNTALWCNFLVFSLKFGVWMSTSSHVMLAELVHSVADFANQALLAYGLSSSRRAPDAMHPYGYSKERFVWSLISAVGIFCLGSGATIVHGFQNLWNSHPPENIHYAALVIGGSFLLEGASLLVAINAVKKGAAAEGMKVWDYIWRGHDPTSVAVMTEDGAAVTGLAIAAASLVTVHTTGNAIYDPIGSIIVGNLLGMVAVFLIQRNRHALIGRAIDDHDMEKVLQFLKSDPVVDAIYDCKSEVIGPGFFRFKAEIDFNGVVVVQNYLERTGREEWAKQFREAAKCEDDKALLMVMANYGEDVVEALGAEVDRLESEIQKIVPGIRHVDIEAHNPDGVLK; translated from the exons ATGCTCACGCGGCGCTCGGTGGCGCGGccccttctcttcctcctccgccctctctcctcctcctcctcctcctcctctcctccacACCCAAACCCTCAACGcccatcctcctcctccgacgaagaagaagaacacGAGAAGCAGCagctacaacaacaacaacaacaacaacaacagctaCACCACCGCCGCAACCTCCTCCTCACCTCCCGTCCCCTCTCCTCCCCACCGGCGCCGCCTCCGTCGGGCATcggcctcgccctcgccctcgcccgcccTTCGTCTTCATCTGCTCCCCCGGCTCTCCTCTCCTTCGCTCGCA ATTATTCTCTGCGTGTCGCGAAGGTTAAAAGAGCCGAATTTGATGATGAGACCAG CCAGCGAGCAGTTAACACGGCACTATGGTGCAACTTCCTCGTGTTCTCTCTCAAATTCGGGGTGTGGATGTCGACTTCTAGTCATGTTATGCTAGCTGAACTGGTCCACTCGGTTGCAGATTTTGCAAACCAG gcCCTTCTAGCATATGGTTTGAGTAGCTCAAGGCGTGCTCCAGATGCTATGCACCC TTATGGCTACTCAAAGGAAAGATTTGTTTGGTCGCTGATATCTGCTGTGGGCATCTTTTGCTTGGGTTCTGGTGCCACAATCGTGCACGGGTTCCAAAACTTGTGGAACTCTCAC CCCCCCGAAAATATTCATTATGCTGCTTTAGTGATCGGTGGATCATTTCTGCTTGAAG GTGCTTCACTGCTTGTTGCTATCAATGCTGTGAAGAAAGGTGCCGCTGCAGAAGGAATGAAAGTGTGGGATTATATTTGGCGTGGTCATGATCCAACTTCAGTTGCTGTCATGACAGAG GATGGTGCTGCTGTAACTGGCCTCGCTATTGCGGCGGCATCATTAGTGACTGTTCATACGACTGGAAATGCTATATATGACCCAATTGGTTCAATCATAGTTGGTAATTTACTTGGAATG GTTGCTGTTTTTCTCATTCAGAGGAACAGGCATGCTTTAATTGGTAGAGCCATTGATGATCATGACATGGAAAAAGTTCTTCAGTTCTTGAAGTCCGATCCG GTCGTAGATGCTATTTATGATTGCAAAAGTGAAGTGATTGGGCCAGGATTCTTTAGATTCAAAGCTGAGATAG ATTTCAATGGCGTCGTGGTGGTGCAGAATTATTTGGAAAGAACAGGCCGAGAAGAATGGGCGAAACAG TTTCGAGAGGCCGCAAAGTGCGAAGATGATAAAGCTCTACTCATGGTCATGGCTAATTACG GTGAGGATGTAGTCGAAGCTCTCGGAGCCGAGGTGGATCGGCTCGAATCGGAGATTCAAAAAATCGTCCCCGGAATTCGACATGTCGATATCGAGGCGCATAATCCTGACGGCGTCTTGAAGTAA
- the LOC109706584 gene encoding uncharacterized protein LOC109706584 has translation MCIPVVLVCDEEERVVGAPQQAPGSCPFCGGGVVAADVESACRFCFLLPICFRTKRRFHCSSCSRPLVPFSTPNFPAYYY, from the coding sequence atgtGTATTCCGGTGGTGTTGGTGTGCGACGAGGAGGAGAGGGTGGTGGGGGCGCCGCAGCAGGCGCCGGGGAGCTGCCCGTTCTGCGGAggcggcgtcgtcgccgccgaCGTCGAGAGCGCCTGCAGGTTCTGCTTCCTCCTCCCCATCTGCTTCAGGACCAAGCGCAGGTTCCACTGCTCCTCCTGCTCCCGCCCCCTCGTCCCCTTCTCCACCCCTAATTTCCCTGCTTACTATTATTAG
- the LOC109728749 gene encoding serrate RNA effector molecule yields MAEVIDMPAETLDRRRDRQGEQRDSPGDGSPLPPPPPPLPPPPRKRERDPKEGRDERDERGPGRREDYNDARNRSPPPPPPPPMGPSRGERERDYRRRSTPSPPPYGYRDRRHSPPPRRSPPYKRSRRDDGGYDRRRGSPRGGYDDRRYGYDYGGRGGYGEERGYGRYMGRASDWPEGGHGDFGDGPGLAQREGLMSYKQFIQELEDDVSPAESLRRYEEYKTEYITTQKRAYFDLHKEEDWLKDKYHPTNLVAVIEKRNEQARSTAKEFFLDLQSGTLDLGPGLTATSASKSGNASDANSEDETDLSSKRRRHGRGATKDNDLLFSAPKAHPVSSDPRRIQIDIEQAQALVRKLDSEKGIEDNILSSTDRDKSDGDKSHSGSMGPLIIIRGLTTVKGLEGVELLDTLLTYLWRVHGVNYYGMSESNEAKGLRHVRGDSKTSDGSNNTSGADWEKKLDSFWQERMNGRDPLETLAAKDKIDAAAVEVLDPYVRKIRDEKYGWKYGCGAKGCTKLFHAPEFVHKHLRLKHPELVMELTSKVREDLYFQNYMNDPNAPGGTPVMQQSGPGFQRDRIRRRGPLDGRLRDERGNRRDYDRADRDGDRHDRMDNSPTRDANGGSERDNPNEPIFDAYGGPGLRGNPFTADIPPPGLLMPVPGAGPLGPFVPAPPEMAMRMMRDQGGGPIYEGNSGPRGRKGRLGPPVGASAPLLAVPPAFQHDPRRIRSYQDLDAPEDEVTVIDYRSL; encoded by the exons ATGGCGGAGGTCATCGACATGCCCGCCGAAACCCTAGATCGCCGCCGTGACCGCCAGGGGGAGCAGCGGGACAGCCCCGGAGACGGATCGCCgctgcctccgccgccgccgccgctgcccccGCCGccgaggaagagggagagggaccCGAAGGAGGGGCGCGATGAGAGGGACGAACGCGGCCCCGGACGCAGGGAGGATTACAACGACGCTCGGaaccggtcgccgccgccgccgccgccgccgccgatgggGCCATCGCGGGGGGAGAGGGAGCGGGACTATCGGCGGCGGAGCACCCCAAGCCCGCCGCCCTACGGCTACAGGGATCGGCGCCACTCCCCTCCGCCACGGCGGTCGCCGCCTTATAAGCGGTCGAGGAGAGATGATGGGGGATACGACCGGCGCAGGGGTAGTCCGAGAGGAGGTTATGATGACAGAAG GTATGGATATGATTATGGTGGCAGAGGTGGCTACGGCGAGGAAAGAGGTTATGGCCGGTACATGGGTCGGGCATCAG ATTGGCCTGAGGGCGGACATGGCGATTTTGGCGATGGCCCAGGGCTCGCTCAAAG GGAAGGCTTGATGTCGTATAAGCAATTCATTCAAGAGCTTGAAGATGACGTTTCTCCAGCTGAATCCCTACGCAG GTATGAGGAATACAAGACGGAGTACATTACAACTCAGAAACGTGCTTATTTCGACCTTCATAAGGAGGAGGATTG GCTGAAGGATAAGTATCATCCAACTAACTTAGTGGCTGTTATTGAAAA GCGGAACGAACAAGCTAGGTCCACTGCAAAGGAATTCTTTCTAGATTTACAGAGTGGAACTCTAGATCT TGGCCCAGGATTAACTGCCACGTCAGCATCCAAATCAGGGAATGCCAGCGATGCaaactctgaggatgaaacagACTTAAGTAGCAAGAGGAGAAGGCATGGAAGGGGGGCCACAAAAGACAATGATCTACTCTTTTCAGCTCCCAAGGCTCACCCAGTTAGTTCTGACCCTCGACGAATTCAAATCGACATAGAACAAGCTCAAGCACTTGTACGCAAGCTCGATAGTGAAAAGGGTATTGAGGATAACATTCTATCATCTACCGATCGCGACAAATCTGATGGCGACAAATCACATAGTGGATCGATGGGCCCCCTTATTATAATCCGGGGCTTGACTACCGTGAAGGGTCTTGAAGGTGTCGAGCTCTTGGACACTCTTCTTACTTATTTGTGGCGTGTCCATGGTGTTAATTATTATGGCATGTCTGAGAGCAATGAAGCCAAAGGCCTTCGACATGTGAGAGGAGATAGTAAGACTTCTGACGGGTCTAATAATACAAGTGGGGCTGATTGGGAGAAGAAGCTTGATTCTTTCTGGCAGGAGAGAATGAACGGTCGGGATCCATTGGAGACTTTGGCAGCAAAGGATAAGATTGACGCGGCGGCTGTTGAAGTGCTAGATCCATATGTAAGGAAAATAAGGGATGAAAAATATGGTTGGAAGTATGGTTGTGGAGCCAAGGGATGCACAAAGCTTTTTCATGCTCCTGAGTTTGTTCATAAGCATCTCAGACTGAAGCACCCGGAGCTTGTTATGGAGCTGACCTCGAAAGTGAGAGAGGATCTCTATTTCCAGAATTATATGAA CGATCCGAATGCGCCTGGCGGAACACCTGTGATGCAGCAATCTGGTCCG ggGTTTCAGAGGGATAGAATTAGAAGAAGGGGACCTTTAGATGGTCGCCTTAGAGATGAACGGGGCAATCGCAGAGATTATGACAGGGCTGACAGAGATGGTGATAGGCATGATAGGATGGATAACTCCCCGACACGTGATGCCAATGGTGGATCCGAAAGGGATAATCCGAATGAGCCGATCTTTGATGCTTATGGTGGGCCAGGTTTGCGTGGCAATCCTTTTACTGCGGATATTCCACCTCCTGGACTACTGATGCCTGTGCCTGGTGCtgg CCCACTGGGCCCTTTTGTTCCTGCCCCACCTGAAATGGCAATGCGGATGATGAGGGATCAAGGTGGTGGACCGATTTACGAAGGAAATAGTGGTCCTCGTGGTAGGAAAGGGAGGCTTGGCCCTCCTGTTGGTGCTTCAGCACCACTTCTTGCTGTTCCTCCGGCCTTCCAACACGATCCTCGCCGTATACGAAG CTACCAAGACCTTGACGCCCCCGAGGATGAAGTCACTGTAATCGACTACAGGAGCTTATAG